Proteins encoded together in one Shewanella acanthi window:
- the rpsN gene encoding 30S ribosomal protein S14 encodes MAKTSMKAREAKRAQLVAKFAEKRAALKAIIASPATSDEDRWDAVLKLQALPRDSSASRQRNRCNQTGRPHGFLRKFGLSRIKLREATMRGEVPGLRKASW; translated from the coding sequence ATGGCAAAAACATCAATGAAAGCACGTGAAGCAAAGCGTGCACAGCTCGTAGCTAAGTTCGCTGAAAAGCGCGCTGCTCTGAAAGCGATTATTGCAAGTCCAGCAACTTCTGATGAAGACCGTTGGGATGCAGTATTAAAGCTGCAAGCTCTACCACGTGATTCCAGCGCATCGCGTCAACGCAATCGTTGTAATCAAACTGGTCGCCCACATGGTTTCCTGCGTAAGTTCGGTTTAAGCCGTATCAAGTTACGTGAAGCAACCATGCGTGGTGAAGTTCCTGGCCTGCGTAAGGCTAGCTGGTAA
- the rplD gene encoding 50S ribosomal protein L4 — translation MELVLKDAQSALEVSETTFGRDFNEALVHQVVVAYAANARQGTRAQKTRAEVNGSGKKPWRQKGTGRARAGGVKGPIWRGGGVTFAAKTQDHSQKVNKKMYRGALKSILSELVRQDRLVVVESFSVEAPKTKELKAKLKAMNLEDVLIVTSEVDENLFLAARNLYKVDVRDVAGLDPVSLIAFNTVLVTADAVKQIEEMLA, via the coding sequence ATGGAATTGGTATTGAAAGACGCGCAAAGCGCTCTTGAAGTTTCCGAAACTACCTTCGGCCGTGACTTTAACGAGGCACTGGTTCATCAGGTAGTTGTAGCATACGCTGCAAACGCGCGTCAGGGCACTCGTGCTCAAAAGACTCGTGCGGAAGTAAATGGCTCTGGCAAAAAGCCATGGCGCCAAAAAGGCACTGGCCGCGCTCGTGCGGGTGGTGTGAAGGGCCCAATCTGGCGTGGTGGTGGCGTAACATTCGCTGCTAAAACCCAAGATCACAGCCAAAAAGTTAACAAAAAGATGTACCGCGGCGCGCTGAAAAGCATTCTGTCTGAGCTGGTACGTCAAGACCGTCTGGTTGTTGTTGAATCATTCAGCGTTGAAGCTCCTAAAACTAAAGAGCTGAAAGCTAAATTGAAAGCAATGAACTTAGAAGACGTGTTAATTGTGACTTCTGAAGTTGACGAGAATTTATTCTTAGCAGCTCGCAACCTGTACAAGGTTGACGTTCGTGACGTTGCAGGTCTAGACCCAGTAAGTCTGATCGCGTTCAACACAGTGCTTGTGACTGCTGATGCAGTTAAGCAAATCGAGGAGATGCTAGCATGA
- the tuf gene encoding elongation factor Tu — translation MAKAKFERSKPHVNVGTIGHVDHGKTTLTAAISHVLAKTYGGEAKDFSQIDNAPEERERGITINTSHIEYDTPTRHYAHVDCPGHADYVKNMITGAAQMDGAILVVASTDGPMPQTREHILLSRQVGVPFIIVFMNKCDMVDDAELLELVEMEVRELLSEYDFPGDDLPVIQGSALKALEGEPEWEAKIIELAEALDTYIPEPERDIDKPFLMPIEDVFSISGRGTVVTGRVERGIVRVGDEVEIVGIRDTTKTTCTGVEMFRKLLDEGRAGENCGILLRGTKRDDVERGQVLSKPGSINPHTTFESEVYVLSKEEGGRHTPFFKGYRPQFYFRTTDVTGTIELPEGVEMVMPGDNIKMKVTLICPIAMDEGLRFAIREGGRTVGAGVVAKIFA, via the coding sequence GTGGCAAAAGCTAAATTTGAACGTAGTAAGCCTCACGTAAACGTGGGCACCATCGGTCACGTTGACCATGGTAAAACCACTCTGACTGCAGCTATCTCTCACGTACTGGCTAAGACCTACGGTGGTGAAGCTAAAGACTTCTCTCAAATCGACAACGCTCCAGAAGAGCGTGAGCGTGGTATTACAATCAATACCTCTCACATCGAATACGATACACCAACTCGCCACTACGCACACGTAGACTGCCCAGGCCACGCTGACTATGTTAAAAACATGATCACTGGTGCTGCACAGATGGACGGCGCGATCCTAGTAGTTGCTTCTACTGACGGTCCAATGCCACAAACTCGTGAGCACATCCTGCTGTCTCGCCAAGTAGGCGTACCATTCATCATCGTATTCATGAACAAATGTGACATGGTTGACGATGCTGAACTGTTAGAATTAGTAGAAATGGAAGTTCGTGAACTGTTATCAGAATACGACTTCCCAGGTGATGACTTACCAGTTATCCAAGGTTCTGCACTGAAAGCTCTTGAAGGCGAGCCAGAGTGGGAAGCTAAGATCATTGAATTAGCAGAAGCACTGGACACTTACATTCCAGAACCAGAGCGTGATATCGATAAGCCATTCCTGATGCCAATCGAAGACGTATTCTCAATCTCTGGCCGTGGTACAGTAGTAACTGGCCGTGTTGAGCGTGGTATTGTACGTGTTGGTGACGAAGTAGAAATCGTTGGTATCCGCGACACAACCAAGACTACCTGTACTGGTGTTGAAATGTTCCGTAAGCTGCTTGACGAAGGTCGTGCAGGTGAGAACTGTGGTATCCTTTTACGTGGTACTAAACGTGATGACGTAGAACGTGGTCAAGTACTGTCTAAGCCAGGTTCAATCAACCCACACACTACTTTTGAATCAGAAGTTTACGTTCTGTCAAAAGAAGAAGGTGGTCGTCACACGCCATTCTTCAAAGGCTACCGTCCACAGTTCTACTTCCGTACAACTGACGTGACAGGTACTATCGAACTGCCAGAAGGCGTTGAGATGGTAATGCCAGGCGACAACATCAAGATGAAAGTCACTCTGATCTGCCCAATCGCGATGGACGAAGGTTTACGCTTCGCAATCCGTGAAGGTGGCCGTACAGTAGGTGCTGGTGTTGTAGCTAAGATCTTCGCTTAA
- the rpsJ gene encoding 30S ribosomal protein S10, producing the protein MQNQRIRIRLKGFDHRLIDQSTAEIVETAKRTGAQVRGPIPLPTRKERYTVLISPHVNKDARDQYEIRTHKRLVDIVEPTEKTVDALMRLDLAAGVDVQISLG; encoded by the coding sequence ATGCAGAACCAAAGAATCCGTATCCGCTTAAAAGGATTTGATCATCGCTTAATTGATCAGTCTACAGCGGAAATCGTTGAAACTGCTAAGCGTACAGGCGCCCAGGTACGTGGTCCAATTCCACTGCCAACGCGCAAAGAGCGTTATACCGTTTTGATCTCTCCGCACGTTAATAAAGATGCTCGTGACCAGTACGAAATCCGTACTCACAAGCGCCTGGTTGACATCGTAGAGCCAACTGAGAAGACTGTAGACGCTCTAATGCGTTTAGATCTTGCGGCTGGTGTCGACGTACAGATTAGCTTGGGTTAA
- the rplP gene encoding 50S ribosomal protein L16, protein MLQPKRMKFRKMFKGRNRGLANGTEVSFGTFGLKAVGRGRLTARQIESARRAMTRHIKRQGQIWIRVFPDKPITSKPLEVRMGKGKGNVEYWVCQIQPGKVLYEMNGVSEAIAREAFTLAAAKLPIKTTFVTKTVM, encoded by the coding sequence ATGCTGCAACCTAAACGTATGAAGTTTCGCAAGATGTTCAAAGGCCGCAACCGTGGTCTAGCGAACGGTACCGAAGTTAGCTTTGGTACTTTTGGTCTGAAAGCAGTCGGCCGTGGTCGTTTAACTGCTCGTCAGATCGAATCTGCACGTCGTGCCATGACACGTCACATTAAGCGTCAGGGACAAATTTGGATTCGAGTTTTCCCGGACAAACCAATTACCTCTAAGCCTCTTGAAGTGCGTATGGGTAAAGGTAAAGGTAACGTTGAATACTGGGTATGTCAGATTCAACCTGGTAAGGTTCTTTATGAGATGAATGGTGTTTCTGAAGCAATCGCTCGCGAAGCGTTTACTTTAGCTGCTGCCAAGCTTCCAATTAAGACTACCTTCGTAACTAAGACGGTGATGTAA
- the rplB gene encoding 50S ribosomal protein L2 has translation MAVIKCKPTSPGRRHVVKVVNSDLHKGKPFAGLLAKKSKSGGRNNTGRITVRHVGGGHKQHYRLIDFKRDKDGIPAKIERLEYDPNRTAHIALVLYADGERRYILAAKGMQAGDKIQSGVEAEIKTGNAMPLRNIPVGSVVHAVEMKPGKGAQIARSAGAYVQVVARDGAYATLRLRSGEMRKVPVDCRATFGEVGNAEHMLRQLGKAGAKRWRGVRPTVRGVAMNPVDHPHGGGEGRTSGGRHPVTPWGVPTKGYKTRSNKRTDKYIVRRRNK, from the coding sequence ATGGCAGTTATTAAGTGTAAGCCAACCTCTCCAGGTCGTCGCCACGTTGTTAAAGTGGTGAACTCTGACCTGCACAAGGGTAAACCTTTTGCTGGCCTGTTGGCGAAAAAATCTAAGAGTGGTGGCCGTAACAACACTGGCCGTATCACTGTTCGTCACGTTGGTGGCGGTCACAAGCAGCATTACCGTTTAATCGACTTCAAACGCGATAAAGACGGTATCCCTGCAAAAATTGAGCGTCTGGAATACGATCCAAACCGTACTGCGCACATTGCCCTAGTACTGTATGCGGATGGTGAGCGTCGTTACATTCTTGCTGCTAAAGGCATGCAAGCTGGCGATAAGATCCAGTCTGGTGTTGAAGCCGAAATCAAAACCGGTAACGCAATGCCACTGCGCAACATTCCTGTAGGTTCTGTTGTGCACGCTGTAGAAATGAAGCCTGGTAAAGGTGCTCAGATCGCGCGTTCAGCTGGTGCTTATGTACAAGTTGTTGCTCGTGATGGCGCATATGCGACTTTACGTCTTCGCTCTGGCGAAATGCGCAAAGTTCCAGTTGATTGCCGCGCAACATTTGGTGAAGTTGGTAATGCCGAACACATGCTACGCCAGTTAGGTAAAGCAGGTGCTAAGCGCTGGAGAGGCGTTCGCCCAACAGTTCGCGGTGTTGCAATGAACCCGGTAGACCATCCACACGGTGGTGGTGAAGGCCGTACTTCTGGTGGTCGTCACCCAGTGACTCCATGGGGTGTGCCAACTAAGGGTTATAAGACTCGTAGTAACAAGCGCACTGACAAGTACATCGTACGTCGTCGTAATAAATAG
- the rpsQ gene encoding 30S ribosomal protein S17, with the protein MSDKIRTLQGRVTSNKMDKTITVAIERQVKHPIYGKYIKRTTKIHAHDEANQCNEGDVVAIRECRPLSKTKSWTLVEVVSKA; encoded by the coding sequence ATGTCTGATAAAATCCGTACTTTGCAAGGTCGTGTAACTAGCAACAAAATGGATAAAACCATCACTGTAGCTATCGAACGCCAAGTGAAACACCCAATCTATGGGAAGTACATTAAGCGTACGACTAAGATCCATGCACACGATGAAGCTAATCAGTGCAACGAAGGCGATGTAGTAGCGATTCGCGAATGTCGTCCTCTGTCTAAGACAAAATCTTGGACTCTGGTTGAAGTAGTATCAAAGGCCTAA
- the fusA gene encoding elongation factor G codes for MARTTPIERYRNIGICAHVDAGKTTTTERVLFYTGLSHKIGEVHDGAATTDWMVQEQERGITITSAAVTTFWRGMDAQFTEHRINIIDTPGHVDFTIEVERSLRVLDGAVVVFCGSSGVEPQSETVWRQADKYRVPRLVFVNKMDRAGADFERVVKQIRTRLGATCVPIQLNIGAEENFTGVIDLIKMKAINWNENDQGMTFTYEEIPAELADKAAEMHEYLVETAAEASDELMDKYLEEGTLSEEEIKKALRQRTINNEIVLATCGSAFKNKGVQAVLDAVVEYLPAPVDVPPIKGIDDDEQEVERPSDDNAPFAALAFKIATDPFVGTLTFIRVYSGVLESGSGVYNSVKQKRERIGRIVQMHANDRTELKEVRAGDIAAAIGLKEVTTGDTLCDSDHKVILERMEFPEPVITIAVEPKSKADQDKMGIALQKLAAEDPSFRVETDEESSQTLISGMGELHLDIIVDRMRREFGVECNVGKPQVAYRETIRGSVEAEGKFVRQSGGRGQFGHVWLKLEPNEEGAGYEFINEIVGGVVPREFIPAVDKGIQEQMKNGVLAGFPVLDVKVTLFDGSYHDVDSNEMAFKIAGSMGFKKGALEANPVLLEPCMKVEVTTPENYMGDVVGDLNRRRGLIEGMDDGFGGIKIVHAVVPLSEMFGYATDLRSATQGRASYSMEFLKYTDAPQNIAKAIIESRS; via the coding sequence GTGGCTCGTACAACCCCAATTGAGCGTTATCGTAATATCGGTATTTGTGCTCATGTGGACGCAGGTAAAACTACCACGACAGAACGTGTTCTGTTTTATACCGGTTTGTCTCATAAAATCGGTGAGGTGCATGACGGCGCCGCGACCACAGACTGGATGGTACAAGAGCAAGAGCGTGGTATTACTATCACCTCGGCCGCTGTAACCACTTTCTGGCGTGGTATGGATGCTCAATTCACTGAACACCGCATCAATATCATCGATACTCCTGGTCACGTTGACTTCACTATTGAAGTTGAACGTTCTTTACGTGTTCTGGATGGCGCAGTCGTGGTTTTCTGTGGTTCTTCAGGTGTTGAACCTCAATCAGAAACCGTGTGGCGTCAAGCTGACAAATACCGCGTTCCACGTTTAGTATTTGTCAACAAAATGGACCGTGCAGGCGCTGACTTCGAACGTGTAGTGAAGCAAATCAGAACTCGTCTTGGAGCAACTTGTGTGCCTATTCAATTGAATATTGGCGCAGAAGAAAACTTCACCGGCGTGATCGATTTAATCAAGATGAAGGCAATTAACTGGAACGAAAATGACCAGGGTATGACCTTCACTTATGAAGAGATCCCTGCAGAATTAGCCGACAAAGCGGCCGAAATGCATGAGTATCTGGTTGAAACTGCTGCCGAAGCCTCAGATGAACTGATGGACAAGTACCTTGAAGAAGGCACCCTGTCAGAAGAAGAGATAAAAAAGGCACTGCGTCAACGTACTATCAATAATGAAATCGTTTTAGCAACCTGTGGTTCTGCGTTTAAGAACAAAGGCGTGCAGGCGGTTTTAGATGCGGTTGTTGAATACTTACCTGCACCCGTTGATGTCCCCCCAATTAAGGGTATCGACGATGATGAGCAAGAAGTAGAACGCCCATCAGATGACAATGCGCCATTTGCTGCATTGGCATTTAAGATTGCTACAGACCCGTTTGTGGGCACTCTGACCTTTATTCGCGTTTACTCCGGTGTACTCGAATCAGGTTCTGGCGTTTATAACTCTGTCAAACAGAAACGTGAACGCATCGGTCGTATCGTGCAGATGCACGCTAATGATCGTACAGAACTGAAAGAAGTTCGCGCTGGTGATATAGCCGCGGCTATTGGTCTTAAAGAGGTCACTACGGGTGACACACTCTGCGATTCAGATCACAAGGTGATCTTGGAACGTATGGAGTTCCCTGAGCCAGTAATTACCATTGCCGTTGAGCCTAAGTCGAAAGCCGACCAGGATAAAATGGGTATTGCGTTGCAAAAACTTGCCGCTGAAGACCCATCTTTCCGAGTTGAAACCGACGAAGAATCATCACAAACACTGATTTCTGGAATGGGTGAGTTACACTTAGATATCATCGTCGATCGTATGCGTCGCGAATTTGGTGTTGAGTGTAACGTAGGTAAGCCACAAGTGGCCTACCGTGAAACCATTCGCGGGTCAGTCGAGGCTGAAGGTAAGTTCGTACGTCAATCGGGTGGCCGTGGACAATTCGGTCATGTTTGGTTAAAACTAGAGCCTAATGAAGAGGGCGCTGGTTACGAATTTATCAATGAGATCGTAGGTGGTGTTGTTCCTCGTGAATTCATTCCTGCGGTTGATAAAGGTATCCAAGAACAGATGAAGAATGGCGTACTCGCTGGCTTCCCTGTGTTGGACGTGAAGGTCACTCTATTCGACGGTTCATATCATGATGTGGACTCGAATGAAATGGCGTTCAAAATTGCGGGTTCTATGGGCTTCAAAAAGGGTGCGCTTGAAGCGAATCCTGTGTTGCTCGAGCCTTGCATGAAAGTAGAAGTAACTACACCTGAGAACTACATGGGCGATGTTGTTGGTGATTTAAACCGTCGCCGTGGTTTGATTGAAGGTATGGATGATGGCTTTGGTGGCATCAAGATAGTCCATGCTGTAGTACCTCTTTCTGAAATGTTTGGTTATGCAACTGATTTGCGCTCTGCAACTCAGGGACGTGCTTCTTACTCTATGGAGTTCTTGAAGTACACCGATGCACCGCAAAACATTGCGAAAGCGATTATTGAATCTCGTAGCTAA
- the rplN gene encoding 50S ribosomal protein L14 yields the protein MIQMQSTLDVACNSGARRVQCIKVLGGSHRRYAGIGDIIKVSVKEAIPRAKAKKGDVYNAVVVRTKKGVRRPDGSVIRFDRNAAVLLNNNLQPIGTRIFGPVTRELRSEQFMKIVSLAPEVL from the coding sequence ATGATCCAAATGCAATCGACTCTAGACGTCGCATGTAACAGCGGCGCACGCAGAGTTCAGTGTATTAAGGTCTTGGGTGGCTCTCATCGTCGTTATGCCGGTATCGGCGACATCATCAAGGTTTCTGTTAAAGAAGCGATTCCTCGCGCTAAAGCGAAGAAAGGTGATGTGTATAACGCGGTGGTAGTCCGTACTAAGAAAGGCGTACGTCGTCCAGACGGTTCTGTCATTCGCTTCGATCGGAATGCAGCTGTTCTTCTGAACAACAACCTGCAGCCGATTGGCACTCGTATCTTTGGACCAGTGACACGTGAATTGCGCTCTGAGCAGTTCATGAAGATTGTCTCGCTGGCACCAGAAGTACTGTAA
- the rplV gene encoding 50S ribosomal protein L22, producing the protein MEVLAKHRFARTSAQKARLVADQIRGLPVAKALEILTFSPKKAAVLVKKVLDSAIANAEHNEGADIDELKVGAVFVDEGPTMKRIMPRAKGRADRIMKRTSHITVVVSDR; encoded by the coding sequence ATGGAAGTTTTAGCTAAACATCGTTTTGCCCGTACGTCTGCGCAGAAGGCTCGTCTTGTTGCTGATCAGATTCGTGGTTTGCCTGTTGCTAAGGCCCTCGAAATTTTGACTTTCAGCCCAAAGAAAGCCGCCGTACTGGTTAAAAAAGTACTTGACTCAGCTATCGCAAACGCCGAACACAACGAAGGCGCTGACATTGATGAGCTAAAAGTAGGCGCCGTCTTCGTTGACGAGGGTCCAACTATGAAGCGTATCATGCCACGTGCTAAAGGCCGCGCTGATCGTATCATGAAGCGTACCAGCCACATTACTGTGGTTGTATCAGATCGCTAG
- the rplW gene encoding 50S ribosomal protein L23, translating into MIREERLLKVILAPHISEKSTVNAEKHNTVVFRVAIDATKAEIKAAVAKLFEVEVESVRTLVSKGKTKRTGGRAGRRSDWKKAYVTLAAGADIDFVGGAE; encoded by the coding sequence ATGATCCGCGAAGAACGTTTGCTAAAAGTTATTCTTGCACCTCACATCTCTGAAAAGAGCACTGTGAATGCTGAGAAGCACAACACTGTTGTTTTCCGCGTAGCAATCGATGCAACTAAAGCTGAAATTAAAGCTGCTGTTGCAAAGCTATTTGAAGTTGAAGTCGAATCAGTTCGCACTTTAGTGAGCAAGGGCAAAACTAAACGTACTGGTGGCCGTGCTGGTCGTCGTAGCGATTGGAAAAAAGCCTACGTGACTTTAGCTGCTGGTGCTGACATCGATTTCGTCGGCGGCGCTGAGTAA
- the rpmC gene encoding 50S ribosomal protein L29, whose product MKASELREKSVEELNAELLGLLREQFNLRMQHATGQLTQTHQLKLVRRNIARVKTIITSKAGA is encoded by the coding sequence ATGAAAGCGAGCGAACTAAGAGAAAAGAGCGTTGAAGAACTGAACGCTGAACTACTTGGTCTGCTGCGTGAGCAGTTCAACCTGCGTATGCAACACGCCACTGGTCAGTTGACTCAGACTCATCAACTGAAATTAGTGCGCCGTAACATTGCGCGCGTTAAGACCATTATTACTTCTAAGGCGGGTGCATAA
- the rplX gene encoding 50S ribosomal protein L24 codes for MAAKIRRLDEVIVLAGKDKGKRAKVSQVLPTGKLIVEGINLVKKHQKPNPQLGVAGGIVEKEAPIQASNVAIFNPVTGKADRVGFRFEDGKKVRFFKSNSELVK; via the coding sequence ATGGCAGCTAAAATCCGTCGTCTAGACGAAGTAATCGTATTAGCAGGTAAAGACAAGGGTAAACGTGCAAAAGTTTCTCAAGTCCTACCTACTGGTAAATTAATTGTTGAAGGCATCAATCTTGTCAAGAAACACCAAAAGCCAAACCCACAACTGGGCGTAGCAGGTGGTATTGTTGAGAAAGAAGCACCGATTCAAGCATCAAATGTTGCGATCTTTAACCCTGTCACTGGCAAGGCGGATCGTGTTGGTTTCCGATTTGAAGACGGCAAAAAAGTTCGTTTCTTTAAATCGAACAGTGAACTCGTTAAGTAA
- the rpsH gene encoding 30S ribosomal protein S8: protein MSMQDPIADMLTRIRNGQAANKVSVKMPSAKLKVAIAKLLKEEGYIADYAVADEAKPELEITLKYFQGQPVVETIQRVSRPGLRIYKGKNELPKVMGGLGVAIVSTSKGLMTDRAARLAGMGGEVICYVA, encoded by the coding sequence ATGAGCATGCAAGATCCTATTGCGGATATGTTAACCCGTATTCGTAACGGCCAAGCTGCTAACAAAGTATCTGTGAAGATGCCTTCTGCTAAGCTGAAAGTCGCTATCGCGAAACTGCTTAAAGAAGAAGGTTACATCGCTGATTACGCCGTAGCAGATGAAGCCAAGCCTGAACTGGAAATCACTTTAAAGTATTTCCAAGGCCAACCAGTCGTTGAGACTATCCAGCGCGTAAGCCGTCCTGGTCTTCGTATTTACAAAGGTAAAAACGAGCTACCAAAAGTGATGGGCGGTCTGGGTGTCGCAATTGTGTCCACTTCTAAAGGCTTGATGACTGATCGTGCCGCCCGCCTTGCAGGCATGGGTGGCGAGGTTATCTGCTACGTAGCATAA
- the rpsS gene encoding 30S ribosomal protein S19: protein MPRSLKKGPFIDLHLLKKVEKAMEAGDKKPIKTWSRRSMIIPNMIGLTIAVHNGRQHVPVFVTDEMIGHKLGEFSPTRTYRGHAADKKAKKR, encoded by the coding sequence ATGCCACGTTCTCTCAAGAAAGGTCCCTTCATTGACCTGCACTTGCTGAAGAAGGTAGAGAAAGCGATGGAAGCAGGTGACAAGAAGCCTATTAAGACTTGGTCACGTCGCTCTATGATCATTCCAAATATGATTGGTTTGACCATCGCTGTCCATAATGGTCGTCAGCACGTTCCTGTGTTCGTAACTGACGAAATGATCGGCCACAAACTTGGTGAATTCTCACCAACTCGCACTTATCGCGGCCATGCTGCTGATAAGAAAGCGAAGAAGCGTTAA
- the rplE gene encoding 50S ribosomal protein L5 gives MAKLHDKYQETVVAELTKKFGYTSVMQVPRIEKITLNMGVGEAVADKKVMEHAVRDMTAIAGQKPVVTVARKSVAGFKIREGYPIGCKVTLRGERMWEFLERLVDIAIPRIRDFRGLSAKAFDGRGNYAMGVREQIIFPEIDYDKIDKIRGMDIVITTSAKNDEEGRALLDAFNFPFKK, from the coding sequence ATGGCGAAACTGCATGATAAATATCAAGAGACTGTTGTCGCTGAACTGACTAAAAAGTTCGGTTATACCAGTGTCATGCAAGTCCCTCGGATTGAGAAAATCACCCTGAACATGGGTGTTGGCGAAGCCGTTGCAGACAAGAAAGTTATGGAACATGCTGTTCGTGACATGACTGCAATCGCTGGTCAAAAACCAGTAGTGACTGTTGCTCGTAAATCAGTTGCTGGTTTTAAAATCCGTGAAGGCTACCCTATTGGCTGTAAAGTGACCCTGCGCGGTGAGCGTATGTGGGAATTCTTAGAGCGTTTAGTCGATATCGCAATCCCACGTATTCGTGACTTCCGTGGTCTGAGCGCTAAAGCGTTTGACGGCCGTGGTAACTACGCAATGGGCGTGCGTGAGCAGATCATCTTCCCAGAAATCGATTACGATAAAATCGATAAGATTCGCGGTATGGATATTGTTATCACTACCTCTGCGAAAAATGACGAAGAAGGTCGTGCTTTGTTAGACGCTTTTAACTTCCCATTCAAGAAATAA
- the rpsC gene encoding 30S ribosomal protein S3 yields the protein MGQKVHPNGIRLGITKPWISTWYADKSDYANNLNSDWEVRKYLADKLQAASVSKIVIERPAKSIRVTIHTARPGVVIGKKGEDVEVLRAAVSKLAGTPAQINIAEIRKPELDAKLVADSIAQQLERRVMFRRAMKRAVQNAMRIGAQGIKVEVSGRLGGAEIARSEWYREGRVPLHTLRADIDYSTSESHTQYGVIGVKVWIFKGEVLDGMLPQIEEPKQQQPKRKPRGK from the coding sequence ATGGGACAGAAAGTACATCCTAATGGTATCCGTCTGGGTATCACCAAGCCTTGGATCTCTACCTGGTACGCAGATAAGTCAGATTATGCAAATAACCTGAACAGCGACTGGGAAGTGCGTAAGTATCTTGCAGACAAACTGCAAGCTGCGTCAGTATCTAAGATCGTTATCGAACGCCCAGCGAAAAGCATCCGCGTTACTATTCACACTGCCCGTCCAGGTGTTGTGATCGGTAAGAAAGGTGAAGACGTTGAAGTATTGCGTGCTGCAGTTTCAAAACTTGCTGGCACTCCTGCTCAAATTAACATCGCTGAGATCCGTAAACCTGAGCTAGATGCCAAGTTAGTTGCTGACTCTATTGCACAGCAATTAGAGCGTCGTGTTATGTTCCGTCGCGCTATGAAGCGTGCAGTACAAAACGCAATGCGTATTGGTGCTCAAGGTATCAAAGTTGAAGTTAGTGGCCGTTTAGGCGGTGCTGAGATTGCGCGCTCTGAGTGGTACCGTGAAGGTCGTGTACCTTTGCACACACTGCGTGCTGATATCGACTATTCAACCTCTGAAAGTCACACTCAATACGGTGTGATTGGTGTTAAAGTTTGGATCTTCAAAGGTGAAGTTCTGGACGGAATGCTGCCACAGATTGAAGAGCCGAAACAGCAGCAACCTAAGCGCAAGCCTCGTGGTAAATAG
- the rplC gene encoding 50S ribosomal protein L3: MAIGLIGRKVGMTRIFTEDGVSIPVTVIEVAGNRVTQVKTLETDGYRALQVTTGTKKANRITKPEAGHFAKSGVEAGRGLWELRLADGEGEGIEVGAELNVGIFADVAKVDVTGQSKGKGFQGGVKRWNFRTQDMTHGNSLSHRSNGSIGQNQTPGRVFKGKKMSGHMGAERVTTQNLDVVRVDVERNLLLVKGAVPGATNGDLIIKPAVKA, from the coding sequence ATGGCTATCGGTCTTATTGGTCGTAAAGTTGGTATGACTCGCATCTTCACTGAAGATGGTGTTTCTATACCTGTTACAGTAATTGAAGTTGCTGGCAACCGTGTTACTCAAGTGAAAACTTTAGAAACTGACGGCTACCGTGCACTTCAAGTTACTACTGGTACCAAAAAAGCCAATCGCATCACTAAACCAGAAGCAGGTCACTTTGCTAAGAGCGGCGTAGAAGCCGGTCGTGGACTGTGGGAATTGCGTCTGGCTGACGGTGAAGGCGAAGGCATTGAAGTTGGTGCTGAGCTAAATGTTGGTATCTTCGCTGATGTAGCGAAAGTTGATGTTACTGGTCAATCTAAAGGTAAAGGCTTCCAAGGCGGCGTTAAGCGTTGGAACTTCCGTACTCAAGACATGACTCACGGTAACTCTTTGTCGCACCGTTCGAACGGTTCTATCGGTCAGAACCAAACGCCTGGTCGCGTATTTAAAGGCAAGAAAATGTCAGGCCACATGGGTGCCGAGCGTGTTACTACTCAAAATCTAGACGTTGTACGTGTGGATGTTGAACGTAACCTGCTACTGGTTAAAGGTGCTGTTCCGGGCGCAACTAATGGCGACCTGATCATCAAGCCTGCAGTTAAAGCTTAA